The DNA segment CTCCTTGGAGTCTTGCCAAGCCTCTGCACCGGCGCCGCCGATAGTGATGCCGAGAGCGCCCCAAGAACCGGCGGTGATCATTTACACTTCGGGCACAACCGGCCACCCGAAAGGCGCCGTCCTCACGCACGCCAATCTGCTCCACAATGTTGAAAGCTGCCGGCAGGTGCTGGCTGCCAATGCGCAGGACCGGATGGTCGTCATCCTGCCGCTGTTCCACAGTTACATGCTCTGCGTGGGCCTGCTGCTCCCGCTGCTGAGTGGCGGCAGCATGATTCTGATCAAGTCGCTGCATCCGCTGAAGAGCTTGCTGCACGAAATTCAGCTCCACCGGGGCACGATTTTGCCGGCGATCCCGCAGTTTTACCGGAGTTTGATGAGCCTGCCGACGCTGCCGGAGTTGCCGTTGCGTTTGTGCATCAGCGGCGCGGCGCCGTTGCCGTTGCAATTTCTCCACGAATTTGAGGCAAAATTCGGCATCCCGCTCATTGAGGGCTACGGCTTGAGCGAGGCCAGCCCGGTGGTTGCCAAGAACCCACTTAACGGCCAGCGCAAACCGGGCTCCATCGGACTGCCCATTCCCCATGTAGAAATGAGCGTGCAGGATACGTCGGGAAACTGCCTGGCAGCGGGCGAAGTGGGCGAAATTTGCGTCCGCGGCGGCAATGTCATGCTGGGCTATTGGAGGCAACCTGAGGAAACGGCCAAGGTCATGCGGGGGCGGTGGTTGTTGACCGGTGACATGGGCTACCACGACGCCGAGGGGTATTACTACATTACCGACCGCAAAAAAGACATGCTGCTCGTCAACGGGATGAATGTTTATCCGCGCGAAATCGAGGAGGTTCTCTACCAGGTAGCCGGCATTCGCGAGGCGGCGGTCGTCGGCCTGCCGGATCCCAAACGCGGCGAACAGCCGGTGGCTTTTGTGGCGGCGGAAGGGCCGGCCGGGCTGGACGAGCAGCGCATTCTCCACTTCGCCCGCGAACGATTGGCGGATTACAAAGTGCCGCGCCGGATAGTCTTTGTGCCTGCCTTGCCCCGCAATGCCACCGGGAAAATCCTGAAAACCACCCTTCGTGAATGGGCCCGTTCGCCACATTCCCGCCCATAAAGCTCCGCCAGTCGATCTCGTGACCAACCCGTCATCTTGGCGCACAACCGATTGAATTCCAATGCTTATTGCCAATTTAAGCGACGGTTAACCTGGATTCCGGGTTGCGCCCCCCTATTCCACCAACTAGGATGATTGGCATGGCCACGGGCGCATGAAGCGCACCAGGACAAAATTTCTATGGCAGAAGGATATTGCGTAAAGTGTAAAGCCAAGAAGGAGATTGCCGAGGCAGTGGAAGAGACGATGAAGAACGGTCGCAAGGCAATCAAAGGCAAGTGCCCCACGTGCGGCACCGTCATGTTCAAGATTCTTGGTGGCAAGGCAGCGCCCGCCGCTGCTCCGGAGCCTACCTCACCCGCGTCGCAGACTCCGCCTGCCTGAAATGTCGTCCCAGCTCGCATAC comes from the Verrucomicrobiia bacterium genome and includes:
- a CDS encoding AMP-binding protein, with product MNLIETFRECARQSRDLPAVFWGERAYSYNEIDNGAQGLTRRLVIEWAVRPGDRVGLWLKNCPEFVIAVFGVLGAGAILVPINNFLKPDEVAYILDDAGIEVLLTDEELGAHEAAIKHRRPSLKVLRLNSLESCQASAPAPPIVMPRAPQEPAVIIYTSGTTGHPKGAVLTHANLLHNVESCRQVLAANAQDRMVVILPLFHSYMLCVGLLLPLLSGGSMILIKSLHPLKSLLHEIQLHRGTILPAIPQFYRSLMSLPTLPELPLRLCISGAAPLPLQFLHEFEAKFGIPLIEGYGLSEASPVVAKNPLNGQRKPGSIGLPIPHVEMSVQDTSGNCLAAGEVGEICVRGGNVMLGYWRQPEETAKVMRGRWLLTGDMGYHDAEGYYYITDRKKDMLLVNGMNVYPREIEEVLYQVAGIREAAVVGLPDPKRGEQPVAFVAAEGPAGLDEQRILHFARERLADYKVPRRIVFVPALPRNATGKILKTTLREWARSPHSRP